One region of Salvia miltiorrhiza cultivar Shanhuang (shh) chromosome 3, IMPLAD_Smil_shh, whole genome shotgun sequence genomic DNA includes:
- the LOC131016468 gene encoding 50S ribosomal protein L21, mitochondrial-like yields MANRRCFQTLTRCLQSIKTLTPLSEAIAPFSVYALNQTIAATPPNYIFVNNVNVYQRAAVPTRNFNSSPTDSDDVEEDDEEDYESEEEDDIENEEESAVLSAEDKKIEAAEIGYTVMGPLQKSDRVFKLYEPVFAVVQIGSHQFKVSNGDTIYTERLKHCDVNDKLVLNKVLMLGSQTQTIIGRPILPDAAVHAVVEEHALDAKVIIFKKKRRKNYRRTKGHRQELTKLRITDIEGIEKPENTMPLPSSPKKETEKKPEKKVAMEA; encoded by the exons ATGGCGAATCGGCGTTGCTTTCAAACCCTAACCCGCTGTCTCCAGTCCATCAAAACCCTAACCCCTCTCTCGGAGGCCATAGCGCCTTTCTCCGTTTATGCCCTCAACCAAACCATCGCCGCCACACCCCCAAACTACATTTTCGTTAATAATGTTAACGTTTACCAACGCGCCGCAGTGCCCACGCGTAACTTTAACTCGAGCCCCACCGACAGCGACGATGTCGAGGAGGATGACGAGGAAGATTACGAAAGCGAAGAAGAAGACGATATTGAAAATGAAGAAGAGAGCGCTGTTTTGTCTGCTGAGGATAAAAAAATAGAGGCCGCAGAGATAGGGTACACGGTCATGGGCCCGCTCCAGAAATCGGACAGGGTTTTCAAACTGTATGAGCCCGTGTTCGCGGTTGTTCAG ATTGGATCGCATCAATTCAAGGTGAGCAATGGGGATACCATTTACACAGAGAGGTTAAAGCACTGTGATGTCAATGATAAG TTGGTCCTCAATAAGGTTCTTATGCTAGGTTCACAAACACAGACAATCATCGGTAGGCCAATTTTGCCTGATGCAGCTGTTCATGCTGTTGTTGAGGAGCAT GCACTAGACGCAAAGGTGATCATAttcaagaaaaagagaagaaagaacTACAGAAGAACAAAGGGTCATCGCCAG GAATTAACTAAACTAAGGATAACGGATATAGAAGGGATCGAGAAGCCAGAAAATACTATGCCTCTGCCTTCGTCTCCAAAGAAAGAGACGGAAAAGAAGCCAGAGAAGAAGGTGGCTATGGAAGCTTAA
- the LOC131016474 gene encoding uncharacterized protein LOC131016474: protein MKETVSIFKSSKRTVTRLWATAKKQQDKGEQIYLTSAKPNAPRRKRVHVDIELIQSLELHKRSTIRRLAVRINRSKSTVWRWVNQGLIRAHTSAIKPNLTAPNKLLRLQFSLEALVFDRIMMALKFKAMNNTVHVDEKWFYITKAAHRFYLTPGEGDPHRTCKSKSFIEKVMFLCAVCRPLFSDDGEVLFDGKIGIFPFIQKVPAQRNSKNRPSGTLETKPIQSVTKEVMRDSFINKETSHQIEEVRKQGPHHNHGRDCRLCNRRRLCFLDCRPPFRLRFGTEFHV from the exons ATGAAGGAGACTGTCTCCATCTTCAAATCTTCGAAACGGACGGTGACTCGTCTGTGGGCTACAGCCAAGAAACAGCAAGATAAAGGTGAGCAAATCTATTTAACAAGTGCAAAACCTAATGCACCTAGAAGAAAAAGAGTTCATGTAGACATAGAGCTCATTCAAAGCTTAGAGCTACACAAACGTTCAACAATACGCAGGCTGGCCGTGAGAATTAATCGCAGTAAAAGCACAGTTTGGCGTTGGGTGAATCAGGGGCTGATCAGAGCCCACACAAGCGCTATTAAGCCTAATTTGACAGCGCCTAATAAATTGCTTCGACTACAGTTTTCACTAGAAGCATTGGTGTTTGATCGAATCATGATGGCTTTAAAGTTTAAGGCTATGAACAACACAGTGCACGTTGACGAGAAATGGTTCTATATAACAAAGGCTGCACACAGGTTTTACCTAACACCCGGTGAAGGAGATCCTCACCGCACATGCAAGAGTAAAAGCTTCATTGAAAAGGTTATGTTTTTATGTGCTGTTTGCAGACCACTTTTTTCAGATGATGGTGAGGTTCTTTTTGATGGGAAGATTGGTATCTTCCCATTCATACAAAAGGTACCAGCTCAAAGGAACAGTAAAAACAGGCCTTCGGGGACTTTAGAGACGAAGCCAATTCAGTCCGTAACAAAAGAAGTCATGAGAGACAGTTTCATTAACAAG GAAACTTCTCACCAAATTGAAGAAGTCAGGAAGCAAGGTCCTCATCATAATCATGGAAGAGATTGTCGGCTTTGTAACCGGCGTCGGCTCTGTTTCTTGGACTGCCGTCCACCCTTCCGTCTCAGGTTCGGCACCGAATTCCACGTCTGA
- the LOC131018709 gene encoding protein NODULATION SIGNALING PATHWAY 2-like, protein MDIEGVFFSSFALSEDSSMVSSDSYFPDTFPDNLFNHDSLLITSHDDGLVKILRSDIDDICDWLYAGHSEDGTCSSAVWAADEWSPSPSLESNQIAHVLTEVAIDLPRKDAKLENELTLTHLLRAFGEAMNDGNNGSLAKVIVESINEKSSPQGNLIERVAYNMFKSKDGEYLRQESVKNFATALNVLYRSLICGRFAHNAANAAILESIPEDVTVLHIVDFEIGEGIQWPALMEALSRKQKPVVRLTAIKREGEDAFEETKKRLHDHARQCGLELHIEEKCIQEFAAEMRRRKRKRENGGGRDWLVFNAMVALPHMGRRRRRSGVVEFLKVAEGLLAKYEGILSLGDGEAGVKWGNCVSYESYFGELVEHYQALFESLECNLPVYLGEARTAMECLFLAPLMCPFAWFEEWEEKVKGVEFESVLEGRRASEESLAEAKLMVDERENWYSVRIEGLRENEMVLRWKETMLVRVSIFCSRLL, encoded by the coding sequence ATGGACATAGAAGGAGTGTTTTTCTCTTCATTCGCCTTGTCCGAAGATTCCTCTATGGTATCTTCAGACTCGTATTTCCCAGATACGTTTCCCGACAACCTTTTTAAtcatgatagtttactgattaCTTCGCATGACGATGGTCTTGTGAAGATCTTGAGAAGCGACATTGATGACATATGTGACTGGCTTTACGCCGGTCATAGTGAAGATGGGACTTGTTCGTCTGCAGTTTGGGCTGCAGACGAATGGAGTCCTTCTCCTTCCTTGGAGTCGAACCAGATCGCACATGTGCTCACCGAGGTGGCTATAGATTTGCCAAGGAAGGATGCGAAGCTAGAAAACGAACTGACCCTAACTCATCTCCTAAGAGCTTTTGGAGAAGCCATGAACGATGGAAACAACGGATCACTCGCAAAAGTGATAGTTGAGTCCATAAATGAGAAGAGCAGCCCTCAGGGGAATTTAATCGAACGGGTTGCGTACAACATGTTCAAGTCCAAAGACGGCGAATATTTGAGACAAGAATCGGTTAAGAACTTTGCAACAGCACTCAATGTGTTGTACCGAAGCCTAATCTGTGGGAGGTTTGCTCACAACGCGGCCAACGCAGCCATTCTTGAATCTATACCCGAGGACGTGACGGTGCTGCATATAGTCGATTTTGAAATCGGAGAAGGGATCCAATGGCCTGCATTGATGGAGGCCTTGAGCAGGAAACAGAAGCCGGTGGTGAGGCTCACGGCTATAAAACGAGAAGGCGAAGACGCGTTTGAGGAGACGAAGAAACGACTGCATGATCACGCGAGGCAGTGCGGCCTAGAGCTGCACATTGAGGAGAAATGCATTCAAGAATTCGCGGCTGAGATGAGGAgaaggaagaggaagagggagaACGGAGGTGGTAGAGATTGGCTAGTGTTCAACGCCATGGTTGCGCTGCCGCATATGGGGCGAAGGAGGCGGAGAAGCGGCGTGGTGGAGTTTTTGAAGGTGGCGGAGGGGTTGTTGGCGAAATATGAAGGAATTCTGAGCCTTGGTGATGGAGAAGCAGGGGTAAAATGGGGAAATTGCGTTAGCTACGAATCTTATTTTGGGGAGCTTGTTGAGCACTATCAAGCTCTATTCGAGTCGTTGGAGTGTAACTTGCCGGTTTATTTGGGAGAGGCGAGAACGGCGATGGAGTGTCTATTTTTGGCACCTTTGATGTGCCCGTTTGCATGGTTTGAGGAGTGGGAGGAGAAGGTCAAAGGTGTCGAGTTTGAGAGCGTTTTGGAGGGGCGGAGAGCGAGTGAGGAGAGCTTGGCGGAAGCTAAGTTGAtggtggatgagagagagaattggTACAGTGTGAGGATTGAAGGGTTGAGAGAGAATGAGATGGTGTTGCGATGGAAGGAGACTATGCTAGTGAGAGTGTCCATATTTTGTAGTAGGTTGTTGTGA